The DNA region CACACGCTGTTCTGGGGGAATTACATCTTGGATAGTGAAAACAATATAATTGGTATTATTCGCTTCTGACTACAAGGAAGACGTACATGTGTTTTCATGGACGAAATCTTTCTAGGTGCAATTGCAAAAACTAGATGTGTTTACACATTTTATCTTTGGAGTTGCTTTGCAGCTGATGTAATTGTGCTCCAATTATCTATTTTTCCGaaagtttttttatatataaaaaacaaGGGTTTTGAAGCACAGAAATAATTGCTTTTCATCTTCCTGAAAATCCTTGAATAACTCCTCCACCCTCACCATAGTAGTAGCTAAACTAAATCATTTCTCTGTTTTCTATTTGCTTATCTTACTATGAGTTCTCCATGATACTTACCTGGAAGAAACATTAGTTTGTCTAGCATCACGCATTGGCGGAGCTGTGGAAACAGGAATAAATTTGGTGCATGTTCCTTTTTGAAGATTAAGAAATTGTTCAGCCACTTTTAATGGAATTTCTAGCAGGAGAGATGCTTAACTTGTACCATAAAATTGTTGTTCCTTGTTTCTGAACGAGTTCAGCAATGACATGCTCGATCCATTATTCACTCATCTGTTTCTCCCTATAATCTTTTGGCATGCAACAGGGTAATGTTCATCCACTGCCCAAGTTCGGAGAATGGGATGTCAACAATCCCGCCTCAGCCGAAGGGTTCACTGTCATATTCACCAAAGCTCGGAATGAAAAGAAGACCAGCAATTCTAATCCCCCACTAGCCCCAATAAGAGACGATGTAAATGATCTCAAAACAGAATCACCCCACCAGAGTCCGAGAAAGAGTGTATGCATCCTCATGCTTTTTTTGCCTCAAAATGTCTGATTGCACAAAGTTATCTAACTATTTCCTTGCAAACTTGAATCCAGAAGAAATTGTTTTGCTGTTGTTGACTTCTGCTGTTGCTGGAGCACTGTACATGCACATCTGCTGCCTTGTGGGGATGTCAAGTCCTTAATTTATCTGTTTATTGTGGTGTGAAGCATTTTAATTGAGATCTTTTAGCTCTTCTGTGTATGTCGAGTAATTGTCTGTATAGGCTAACAAGGATTAACATAATTTATAGTTCTTCCTGTTTGTTTATTGCTTGATTCATGACGAATGAGTAAAAATTATACGATAAGATCATTCACATCAAGTACCTTATTCAAATATTTTACCTTAAATTATGGATAAGATAGTTAAAAAATCTTTGCATCAATTATCCTATCAAtttcctaaattatgtatttattaatagtactctaaatttagggaatgaattccattccctaaatattatagaatagagagaagaaatagggaaactgatatatgatgtattaaaaaataaatatccaaatttaataaagtaatttttttactcTAAATTATACATTTTGGATAGATAAATTGATGTGGATGGTCTAACAACATAGGCTTTCGACTTACGACTTAGCTCTGAACATGTAACAACGAACGAGATTTGCTCAGTTCATAATCCAACGGCGCGACTACGGAGTTCCCAACCGGACCTCCGGGCCGCTCCTTCTACGGGCTGAGCCCATCGCCCAAGCGGGCCCGCTCCCTGAACCGTTCCGGCAGGCGTGGGCGGCgtacgccgccgccgccgccgccgccgccgccgccgccgccacggCGAGAAGTGCTGCACCGACCGCACCGAAAGCCAGGCCGGCGGCAAGGAGGCCCGTCCTCGGATGGCGCCGCCCTTGCGGCCCCGGAGGAGCCACCTTCCACGTCACGTTCTGCGCCTCCGGGAGCGCCTCCTCTTCCGGCCGGGCACGGAAGAAGGCAATCATGGCGGGCGATGCCGGCCCTGGGTCCTTCTGGTTCGCGAGGCCGTGCTCCGACGGATGCACGTCGTTATCCGCCGTTCCGGAAGCGCAGATCGCCAGAAGACACAGAACCAAGCGCTGCGCGCGGCCTCGTTGGCTCCC from Zingiber officinale cultivar Zhangliang chromosome 4B, Zo_v1.1, whole genome shotgun sequence includes:
- the LOC121977308 gene encoding protein NOI4-like, which codes for MASGNVHPLPKFGEWDVNNPASAEGFTVIFTKARNEKKTSNSNPPLAPIRDDVNDLKTESPHQSPRKSKKLFCCC
- the LOC121974424 gene encoding uncharacterized protein LOC121974424, whose product is MAPKNQGSQRGRAQRLVLCLLAICASGTADNDVHPSEHGLANQKDPGPASPAMIAFFRARPEEEALPEAQNVTWKVAPPGPQGRRHPRTGLLAAGLAFGAVGAALLAVAAAAAAAAAAAAYAAHACRNGSGSGPAWAMGSARRRSGPEVRLGTP